The following DNA comes from Buttiauxella agrestis.
CCGTTTAGCGATACTTTCCGCGGTCTCTTCATACAGCTGCGAGGCATCGGTAGCGGGGCGACGTTGCTCGGTTATGGCCAGAACTTTGACGGTTTTCTCGTCATTCCCCTGGCGTAATGTCAGCATCGCGTTTAGCTCAACGAGCTTACTCGGTTTGCTGCGTTGCCCGTTGTAATGCACCTTGCCGCCTTCAACCATTTCCCGGGCGATGGCTCGTGTTTTATAAAAACGCGCTGCCCACAGCCATTTGTCGAGACGCACACCTTCAGACGCTTTCTCTTTCATCACGACTTCTTAAACATCAACTTCGGGAGTAGATGGCGGTAGTCATTCAATGCCGGATGGCGGTGATAGATTTTGTCTTCCTGGCCGGAATCTGGATTGGTGACGCCCAGGCAATAACGAATGCCAAACTTCGCAGCAGAATCAAGAATCGGTTCGCTATCATCTATAAATAGCGTTCTGGCAGGTTCCAGCCCAGTATGCTCGGCAACACCTTGCCACAACCGCTGATCTTCTTTCGGATAACCAAATGTGTGGGTGGAAAGTAATAAATCAAGGTGCTGGGCTAAACCGGTGTGCTCCAGTTTGACCGCCAGATTATGTGGATGCGCGTTCGTGAGTAATATCCGCCGCTTACCGCAGGCTTTCAGGGCA
Coding sequences within:
- the hslR gene encoding ribosome-associated heat shock protein Hsp15; the protein is MKEKASEGVRLDKWLWAARFYKTRAIAREMVEGGKVHYNGQRSKPSKLVELNAMLTLRQGNDEKTVKVLAITEQRRPATDASQLYEETAESIAKREKVALARKMNALTMPHPDRRPDKKERRDLMKFKHGGNE
- the yrfG gene encoding GMP/IMP nucleotidase → MHIDIAWQDVDTVLLDMDGTLLDLAFDNHFWQKLVPQTVSERRNIPLDEAHQLIAHEYHAVQHTLNWYCLDYWSERLGLDICAMTTAVGANAVLREDTVPFLDALKACGKRRILLTNAHPHNLAVKLEHTGLAQHLDLLLSTHTFGYPKEDQRLWQGVAEHTGLEPARTLFIDDSEPILDSAAKFGIRYCLGVTNPDSGQEDKIYHRHPALNDYRHLLPKLMFKKS